A genomic window from Anatilimnocola floriformis includes:
- a CDS encoding PVC-type heme-binding CxxCH protein: MSHLSFRRLLYAIACSFVIVSDVMAQEPKPVAPDTLDKDYAAELPRTAPLSPAEAMKSFEIAPGFRLEQVAAEPLVADPIAICFDENSRMFVVEMRGYSENREEKLSRIQLLEDTDDDGKFDKSTTFADGLLWPTAIHCWRGGVFVADAPDLLYLKDTNGDGQADVKKVVLTGFETSNVQGLVNTFQWSLDNRITAAISSSGAELRKPDDPNGKALSLRGRDLSFDPETMDLAAISGGGQHGATTDIWGNRFVCSNSDHIQAILYEDRYLSRNPYLAVGQVRRSIATDGPQADVFRISPVEPWRIVRTRLRANKIVPGIVEGGGRPAGYFTSATGLTIYNGDAWPEMVGQAFVGDVGSNIVHRKQLVFSGGDFRASRIERDKEFLASRDTWFRPVQFANAPDGCLYICDMYRETIEHPQSIPPILKKHLDLTSGRDQGRIYRVFHVNSQLRKSLPKFGQASVADLAAALHHPNGWHRETAARLLCERKDREGKEIIEQLLAAERKADQPANYPRILYLLEKFGALSESLVRDRLEDSHPRLREHAYRLAEGHLHSARIRQAIANPQRHNDHLLDSQVRAQKYFTLGYLPVEERIAAVNSDYLGGEGYQTALLSSFADGAGLLLEKIAEEDTVKLSSKTGHVKLMQTLFRQIGKQQHPADVAIAIKILARWSEQKSSLVPVGVEALAARQDSPLARQLAKATGGKADEWLQEMIADAAKNARNRAAEPSDRVASLQQLRLAAFPQVEPVVAQLISPAEPAEVQSAALTLLGYFDAPPIADLLVARYEQLTPSMKSRSLDLLLSRYSWSLKLLEAIENNSVPALELDATRLKMLKETLVSRVDQRIQKISKSDLTPYRRDVLNSYYSVLKETGDATRGKEIFKKNCAACHKLQGIGHEIGPNLAAMKNRGAEAILVNVLDPNREVNPQYLNYLLLTTDGRSLSGILSAETATSVTLRKQENVSETILRVDIESLKSTGQSLMPVGLEKQIDRAAMVDLLEYLKTVE, translated from the coding sequence ATGTCGCATCTTTCGTTTCGCCGTTTGCTCTACGCGATCGCGTGTAGCTTCGTCATCGTCAGTGATGTGATGGCTCAAGAACCAAAGCCCGTCGCTCCTGACACGCTCGACAAGGACTACGCCGCCGAACTGCCGCGAACAGCGCCGCTGTCGCCAGCCGAGGCCATGAAGTCGTTTGAAATCGCTCCTGGTTTTCGATTGGAACAAGTGGCCGCCGAGCCGCTTGTCGCCGATCCGATTGCGATCTGCTTCGACGAGAACAGCCGGATGTTCGTCGTCGAAATGCGTGGCTATTCGGAGAACCGCGAAGAAAAGCTCAGCCGAATTCAATTGCTCGAAGATACCGATGACGACGGCAAGTTCGACAAGAGCACGACCTTCGCCGATGGCTTGCTGTGGCCGACGGCCATTCATTGCTGGCGCGGCGGCGTGTTCGTCGCCGATGCTCCCGACTTGCTCTATCTCAAAGATACGAACGGCGACGGCCAAGCGGACGTCAAGAAAGTCGTGCTCACCGGTTTTGAGACGAGTAATGTGCAAGGCCTGGTGAATACGTTTCAGTGGTCGCTCGATAATCGTATTACTGCAGCCATTAGCAGCAGCGGCGCCGAATTGCGAAAGCCGGACGATCCGAACGGCAAGGCTTTGTCACTCCGCGGGCGCGATTTGTCGTTCGATCCGGAGACCATGGATCTTGCCGCGATCAGCGGCGGTGGTCAGCACGGGGCAACGACGGACATTTGGGGAAATCGATTCGTCTGCAGCAACAGCGATCATATTCAAGCCATTCTCTACGAAGATCGCTATCTCTCGCGCAATCCGTATCTGGCCGTGGGCCAGGTTCGCCGGAGCATTGCCACCGATGGTCCGCAAGCCGATGTCTTTCGCATCAGCCCGGTGGAACCGTGGCGGATCGTGCGCACCCGGTTGCGCGCCAACAAAATCGTGCCGGGCATTGTCGAAGGTGGTGGCCGGCCGGCAGGTTATTTCACCAGTGCCACGGGCTTGACGATCTACAACGGCGACGCGTGGCCCGAGATGGTCGGTCAGGCATTTGTCGGCGATGTCGGCAGCAACATCGTGCATCGCAAGCAACTTGTTTTTTCCGGAGGCGATTTCCGCGCTTCGCGCATCGAAAGAGACAAGGAGTTTCTGGCCTCGCGCGACACCTGGTTCCGCCCAGTGCAATTTGCCAATGCGCCGGACGGCTGTTTGTATATCTGTGACATGTACCGCGAGACGATCGAGCACCCTCAGAGCATCCCACCGATCCTGAAGAAACATCTCGATCTCACCAGTGGTCGCGATCAGGGACGGATCTATCGCGTGTTTCACGTGAATTCCCAGCTGCGAAAATCCTTGCCCAAATTCGGTCAGGCGTCGGTGGCCGACCTGGCCGCCGCCCTGCATCACCCCAACGGCTGGCACCGAGAAACCGCGGCCCGGCTGCTGTGCGAGCGGAAGGATCGCGAGGGGAAGGAGATTATCGAGCAACTTTTGGCAGCCGAGCGCAAGGCAGACCAACCTGCCAATTACCCCCGCATCCTCTATCTGCTGGAAAAATTCGGAGCGTTGTCGGAGAGCTTAGTGCGAGATCGGCTCGAAGACTCGCATCCACGCCTGCGGGAACATGCCTATCGGCTGGCGGAAGGACATCTTCATTCGGCGCGAATCCGGCAAGCGATTGCCAATCCACAGCGTCACAATGATCACCTCCTCGATTCCCAGGTGCGCGCACAGAAATACTTCACGCTGGGATATCTGCCGGTGGAGGAACGAATTGCGGCGGTCAACAGCGATTATTTGGGGGGCGAGGGTTATCAGACCGCCCTCTTGTCTTCGTTTGCCGATGGCGCTGGCCTGTTGCTGGAGAAGATTGCCGAGGAAGACACCGTCAAGCTGTCTTCCAAGACAGGTCATGTGAAATTGATGCAGACCCTCTTCCGTCAGATCGGCAAGCAGCAGCATCCAGCCGATGTTGCCATCGCGATCAAGATTCTCGCCCGTTGGTCCGAACAAAAGTCATCTCTTGTCCCTGTCGGCGTCGAAGCTCTGGCAGCCCGACAGGATTCACCTCTCGCCCGGCAACTCGCCAAAGCCACCGGCGGCAAAGCCGATGAATGGCTGCAGGAAATGATTGCAGACGCTGCCAAGAATGCCCGCAATCGTGCAGCAGAGCCCAGCGACCGCGTTGCCAGCTTGCAGCAGCTGAGACTCGCTGCGTTTCCGCAAGTGGAGCCTGTCGTCGCGCAACTCATCTCACCGGCCGAACCTGCTGAAGTGCAATCGGCTGCGCTCACGTTGCTCGGCTACTTCGATGCGCCACCAATCGCCGATCTTCTCGTTGCTCGCTACGAACAACTTACGCCGTCGATGAAAAGCCGAAGCCTGGATTTGCTCCTTTCTCGATACTCATGGTCGCTGAAGTTGCTCGAGGCCATCGAAAACAATTCCGTGCCGGCTCTCGAACTGGATGCTACACGCCTGAAAATGCTCAAGGAAACTCTCGTTTCAAGAGTAGATCAACGGATTCAAAAGATCAGCAAGTCCGACCTCACGCCGTATCGTAGAGATGTCCTCAACAGCTACTATTCGGTACTCAAAGAGACGGGCGATGCCACTCGCGGCAAAGAGATCTTCAAAAAGAACTGCGCGGCCTGTCACAAGTTGCAAGGCATCGGTCACGAGATCGGCCCGAATTTGGCGGCTATGAAGAACCGCGGGGCGGAAGCGATCTTGGTAAACGTGCTCGATCCCAATCGCGAGGTGAATCCGCAGTATCTCAACTATCTGCTGCTGACGACCGACGGCCGATCGTTGAGCGGCATTCTTAGCGCCGAAACGGCAACCAGCGTGACGCTGCGTAAGCAAGAGAACGTCAGCGAAACGATTCTCCGCGTTGATATCGAAAGTCTGAAAAGCACCGGCCAATCGCTGATGCCGGTGGGGCTGGAGAAGCAGATCGATCGGGCCGCGATGGTGGATTTGTTGGAGTATTTGAAGACGGTGGAATGA
- a CDS encoding 3-keto-disaccharide hydrolase, with product MKLSPFALLLVLSCTIASAQESIFDGKTLEGWKGNDAFWSVKDGTITGQTTKENPTKGNTFLIWQGGEIGDFELKLQFKIVGGNSGIQYRSVDKGNHVVNGYQADFEAGDTYIGILYEEGGRGILAQRTQKVEIASDGKKTVASEPTVDNKEFLASVKKEDWNTFEITAKGPHLVHKINGHTTIDVTDNQEGKAKASGILALQLHAGPPMTVQFKDIQLKKLK from the coding sequence ATGAAACTCTCCCCATTTGCTTTGTTGCTTGTGCTTTCCTGCACGATTGCCTCTGCTCAAGAATCGATCTTCGATGGCAAGACTCTCGAAGGTTGGAAGGGCAACGACGCTTTCTGGTCGGTGAAGGACGGCACGATCACTGGTCAGACCACCAAAGAAAACCCGACCAAGGGCAACACGTTTCTCATCTGGCAGGGTGGCGAGATCGGCGACTTCGAATTGAAGTTGCAGTTCAAGATCGTCGGCGGTAACAGCGGCATTCAATATCGCAGCGTCGACAAGGGGAACCACGTCGTCAACGGTTACCAGGCCGACTTCGAAGCCGGCGACACCTACATCGGCATCCTGTACGAAGAAGGTGGCCGCGGCATTCTCGCTCAGCGGACCCAGAAGGTCGAAATCGCCAGCGATGGCAAGAAGACCGTCGCCAGCGAACCGACTGTCGACAACAAGGAATTCCTTGCCAGCGTGAAGAAGGAAGACTGGAACACGTTCGAAATCACCGCCAAGGGTCCGCACCTGGTGCACAAGATCAACGGCCACACCACGATCGACGTGACCGACAACCAAGAAGGCAAAGCCAAGGCCAGCGGCATTCTCGCCCTGCAATTGCACGCCGGTCCGCCGATGACCGTGCAGTTCAAGGACATTCAGCTGAAGAAGTTGAAGTAA
- a CDS encoding alpha-amylase family glycosyl hydrolase, whose product MSNLLRIPALDAARLQLQFAPLPREGGFPRNWRHADLNSTNDGWWQIDLSSLHLPDGEYEYEFLLERSGQATITVPDPYAEELTRFSGYRGVFYIRNNHRHRPGFDWRGEMPTGGLPQNNQLVIYELPMRWADPGEDGFDRQVGLGTFDKTRFEMLDKYILPLGVNCIELLPIQDSADTLNWGYGTRFFFAPDYDLGEPFDLKSFVHYCHTKGVRVIMDVVMNHGRKCPLQDLAYDWFFLYSGDEEKDPNGDGRPDWGGKAFRYRTQRGGAFQARNFQFGMAEFFVKEYHVDGFRLDEFKGIDNYDFIQDFTEKAHAVNDQLFAGRPFIVIAEDSWRRAGITGANHRGRRVVDSMWDFHFRDTLRALVSNTLGTKLGEHSRSVRMKQSLMAARPDVFSPDERPNRVFWDLANRVAYCTSHDIEADHEQRLLDYYLQKLTGERRDPNSRIGLAGIAFEQVITTFALTLTAAGIPMFLAGEEFADLHDIDNRNWRLKMSDPVDWYRRAEPGHAEVLSRVTNLIQLRKWHGALQRNEVEFFGFSSGNPGFHPEFDGNDGERLLAYCRTGGRGLGSNDQVIVVANLSGRDYPHIDVAWPWGYRPSLREHGGVGQDLPYITGGTAGFGLKPFQARVFAV is encoded by the coding sequence ATGTCGAACTTACTGCGAATTCCTGCGCTCGATGCTGCGCGCTTGCAACTTCAATTTGCTCCCTTGCCGCGCGAAGGAGGCTTTCCGCGCAATTGGCGGCATGCCGATTTGAACTCGACCAATGACGGCTGGTGGCAGATCGATCTGTCGTCGCTGCATCTGCCCGATGGCGAGTACGAGTATGAGTTTCTGCTTGAGCGATCGGGCCAGGCAACGATCACCGTTCCCGATCCGTACGCCGAGGAGCTGACGCGGTTCTCTGGTTATCGCGGCGTGTTTTACATTCGCAACAATCATCGCCATCGGCCTGGTTTTGACTGGCGCGGCGAGATGCCCACCGGAGGTTTACCGCAGAACAATCAGCTGGTGATTTATGAACTGCCGATGCGCTGGGCCGATCCGGGCGAGGATGGCTTTGATCGGCAGGTCGGGCTCGGCACGTTTGACAAGACGCGGTTCGAGATGCTCGACAAATACATTCTGCCGCTGGGAGTGAATTGCATCGAACTGCTGCCGATTCAGGATTCGGCCGACACGCTCAACTGGGGCTACGGCACGCGGTTTTTCTTCGCGCCCGATTACGACTTGGGCGAGCCTTTTGATCTGAAGAGCTTCGTGCACTACTGCCACACCAAGGGAGTGCGCGTGATTATGGACGTGGTGATGAACCACGGCCGCAAGTGCCCGCTGCAGGACCTGGCTTACGATTGGTTCTTCCTCTACAGCGGTGACGAGGAGAAAGATCCCAACGGTGACGGCCGGCCGGACTGGGGCGGCAAAGCGTTTCGCTATCGCACGCAGCGCGGCGGTGCGTTTCAGGCCCGCAACTTTCAGTTCGGCATGGCCGAGTTCTTCGTCAAGGAATATCACGTCGATGGTTTTCGCCTCGATGAGTTCAAGGGGATCGATAACTACGACTTCATTCAAGACTTCACCGAAAAAGCGCACGCGGTGAATGACCAACTCTTTGCCGGCAGGCCGTTCATCGTCATCGCCGAAGACTCTTGGCGGCGGGCGGGAATCACCGGCGCGAATCATCGCGGCCGGCGCGTGGTCGACAGCATGTGGGACTTTCATTTTCGCGATACGCTCCGGGCGCTGGTCTCGAACACGCTGGGGACGAAGCTCGGCGAGCACTCGCGCAGTGTGCGCATGAAACAATCGTTGATGGCCGCTCGGCCCGATGTTTTTTCGCCCGATGAACGCCCGAATCGGGTCTTTTGGGATCTGGCCAATCGTGTGGCCTACTGCACGTCGCACGATATCGAAGCTGATCACGAGCAGCGGCTGCTCGACTATTACCTGCAAAAATTGACTGGCGAGCGGCGCGATCCGAATTCGCGGATCGGCCTGGCTGGGATTGCCTTTGAGCAGGTGATAACGACGTTCGCGCTAACGCTCACTGCGGCGGGCATTCCGATGTTTCTGGCCGGCGAAGAATTTGCCGATCTGCACGACATCGACAACCGCAATTGGCGGCTGAAAATGTCGGACCCGGTTGATTGGTATCGCCGCGCCGAACCGGGGCACGCCGAAGTGTTGAGCCGCGTGACCAATCTGATCCAATTGCGAAAATGGCACGGCGCCCTGCAGCGCAACGAAGTGGAGTTCTTCGGCTTTAGCTCGGGCAATCCCGGCTTTCACCCCGAGTTTGACGGCAACGACGGCGAACGCCTGCTGGCCTATTGCCGCACCGGTGGCCGCGGCCTGGGGAGCAACGATCAGGTGATCGTGGTGGCCAATCTCAGCGGCCGTGATTACCCGCACATCGACGTTGCCTGGCCCTGGGGCTATCGGCCGTCGCTACGCGAACACGGCGGCGTGGGACAGGACCTGCCATACATTACGGGCGGCACGGCCGGCTTTGGCTTGAAGCCGTTTCAGGCTCGAGTTTTTGCCGTGTGA
- the speA gene encoding biosynthetic arginine decarboxylase, producing MLKDAVERWTITDASELYDVPRWGKGYFSINAQGHMAVHPNKDPNISIDMKELVDRLQLRGLDLPILLRFNGILKDRLREMHDVFAQAIKEHDYKGRYVCVYPIKVNQQRHVVEQVVQYGKPYGFGLEAGSKPELLAVVAMTDAVTPIICNGFKDAEFIEMAMLAQKIGRNVIPVVEKYTELALILKYAEKVGVRPQIGMRIKLAAKGSGRWQSSGGFRSKFGLTVGEILKAVEELKSRDMLDCFKLLHFHLGSQITNIRQIKGAMTEAGRAYVDLIKRGAGLEYLDVGGGLGVDYDGSQTNFESSMNYTLQEYANDVVYHLQNVCDEAQVKHPNIISESGRAVAAYHAALVFGVLGVSGQGNPGPNGSEEHLPEITEQSEQPLHDLMDTYKGVTARNVLESFHDAQQAMDVSMTLFGTGYLSLEQRSVAETMFWAICRKIRRFAEQLDYMPEELEGLDLMLSDTYFCNFSLFQSMPDSWAIKQLFPVMPIHRHTERPTRPAVLGDITCDSDGKIDQFIDRRDVKRTLLLHTYDGQPYYLSTFLIGAYQEILGDLHNLFGDTNTVHVDVGSNNEVILEAIVKGDTVREVLDYVEFDHSDLVTRLQTAVETAVREGHLSYQEAGRFLKFYEDGLNGYTYLEEPGD from the coding sequence ATGCTGAAAGATGCCGTGGAGCGTTGGACCATTACCGATGCCAGCGAGCTGTACGATGTGCCGCGCTGGGGTAAGGGCTATTTCTCGATCAACGCCCAAGGGCACATGGCGGTCCATCCCAACAAGGACCCCAACATCAGCATCGACATGAAGGAGCTCGTCGACCGGCTGCAGCTGCGCGGCCTCGATTTGCCGATTCTGTTGCGCTTCAACGGCATTCTCAAGGATCGCCTCCGCGAGATGCACGATGTCTTCGCCCAAGCCATCAAAGAGCACGACTACAAGGGTCGCTACGTTTGCGTTTACCCGATCAAGGTAAATCAGCAGCGGCACGTCGTCGAACAAGTCGTGCAATACGGCAAGCCTTACGGCTTTGGTCTCGAAGCGGGTAGCAAGCCCGAGCTCCTCGCCGTGGTCGCGATGACCGACGCCGTCACGCCGATCATTTGCAACGGCTTTAAGGATGCCGAGTTCATCGAAATGGCGATGCTCGCGCAGAAGATCGGCCGCAATGTGATTCCGGTCGTCGAGAAGTACACCGAGCTCGCGCTCATTTTGAAATACGCCGAAAAAGTCGGCGTGCGGCCGCAGATCGGCATGCGCATCAAGCTCGCCGCCAAGGGCTCGGGCCGCTGGCAATCGTCGGGCGGGTTCCGCAGCAAGTTCGGTCTGACCGTCGGTGAAATCTTGAAAGCGGTCGAAGAGCTGAAGAGCCGCGACATGCTCGACTGCTTCAAGCTGTTGCACTTCCACCTCGGTAGCCAGATCACCAACATCCGCCAGATCAAGGGCGCGATGACGGAAGCCGGCCGGGCGTATGTCGATCTGATCAAGCGCGGCGCGGGGCTCGAGTACCTCGACGTCGGCGGCGGTCTGGGCGTTGATTACGACGGCAGCCAGACCAATTTCGAATCGAGCATGAACTACACGTTGCAGGAATACGCCAACGACGTGGTATATCACCTGCAGAACGTCTGCGACGAAGCGCAGGTGAAGCATCCCAACATCATCAGCGAAAGCGGCCGAGCGGTTGCTGCGTATCACGCGGCTCTCGTCTTCGGCGTGCTCGGCGTTTCGGGCCAAGGAAACCCTGGGCCGAATGGCAGCGAAGAGCATTTGCCAGAGATCACGGAGCAGTCCGAACAGCCGTTGCACGACTTGATGGATACGTACAAAGGCGTGACCGCGCGCAACGTGCTCGAGAGTTTCCACGACGCTCAGCAGGCGATGGACGTGTCGATGACCCTCTTCGGCACGGGCTACCTATCGCTCGAACAGCGGTCCGTCGCCGAGACGATGTTCTGGGCCATCTGCCGCAAGATTCGCCGTTTTGCGGAACAGCTCGACTACATGCCGGAAGAGCTCGAAGGGCTCGACCTGATGCTCAGCGATACGTATTTCTGCAACTTCAGCCTGTTTCAATCGATGCCAGATAGCTGGGCCATCAAGCAGTTGTTCCCGGTCATGCCGATCCATCGGCACACCGAACGCCCGACCCGCCCCGCGGTCCTCGGCGACATCACCTGCGACAGCGACGGCAAGATCGATCAGTTCATCGACCGCCGCGACGTCAAACGGACGCTGCTGCTCCATACCTACGACGGCCAGCCGTATTACCTCTCCACGTTCCTCATCGGTGCCTATCAAGAAATTCTCGGCGACTTGCACAACCTCTTCGGCGACACCAACACGGTGCACGTCGACGTCGGCTCGAACAACGAAGTCATCCTCGAAGCCATCGTGAAGGGTGACACCGTCCGCGAAGTGCTCGACTACGTCGAGTTCGACCACAGCGACCTCGTCACCCGCCTGCAAACCGCCGTGGAAACGGCAGTCCGCGAAGGCCACCTTAGTTACCAAGAAGCAGGCCGCTTCCTAAAGTTCTATGAGGATGGGCTGAATGGCTATACGTATCTCGAAGAACCAGGGGACTAG
- a CDS encoding metallophosphoesterase family protein, whose amino-acid sequence MFTHDEPELIHEIPFRTSGSSGPRNRRLPVYTVRYENSAGPQPTILATADLQGREKESTNRLLGELLADEIERLQQAEDLPALDLCLLCGDFYDYPDLNKLGGTGDVTSAFNALARIASETAAVLGNHDELNPHELLTEVRVLDGKTFHSRSFTIGGVSGILGNPRKNNRKTEEEFLTAIEHCTDRCANVLLFHQGPQGNGPQQAGLDLINAALEPCRDLLVLCGHCHWDEPFHQEGQNLFCNVDGRVLIFLPR is encoded by the coding sequence ATGTTTACCCACGACGAGCCCGAGCTGATTCACGAAATCCCTTTCCGCACCTCGGGTTCGTCCGGGCCGCGGAATCGGCGGCTCCCTGTCTACACAGTGCGCTACGAGAATTCTGCAGGCCCGCAACCCACTATTCTCGCCACGGCAGATCTGCAAGGACGGGAAAAAGAATCGACCAATCGCTTGCTCGGCGAACTCTTGGCGGATGAAATCGAACGGCTGCAGCAGGCTGAGGATTTGCCGGCGCTTGATCTGTGTCTGCTCTGCGGCGATTTCTATGACTACCCGGATCTGAACAAACTGGGCGGCACGGGCGATGTAACGAGCGCGTTCAATGCCCTGGCGCGCATCGCCAGCGAAACTGCAGCGGTGCTGGGAAATCACGACGAGCTCAACCCGCATGAACTGCTCACGGAAGTCCGCGTGCTCGACGGCAAGACATTCCACAGCCGATCGTTCACGATCGGCGGCGTCTCCGGAATTCTCGGCAACCCGCGTAAGAACAATCGGAAGACGGAAGAAGAGTTCCTCACGGCGATCGAGCATTGCACCGACCGCTGCGCGAATGTGCTGCTATTTCATCAGGGCCCGCAAGGAAACGGCCCGCAGCAAGCCGGCCTCGACCTGATCAATGCAGCGCTAGAGCCCTGCCGCGACCTGCTCGTCCTCTGCGGTCATTGCCACTGGGACGAGCCGTTTCATCAAGAGGGGCAGAATCTGTTCTGCAACGTCGACGGCAGGGTACTGATATTCCTGCCTAGATAG
- a CDS encoding NAD-dependent epimerase/dehydratase family protein has translation MHALVTGANGFLGRYIVEQLIARGDRVRALVRRDTPELTALGVDLARGDVRELPSVVKAAAGVDAVFHVAAIAGIWGKLRDYWDVNVNGTANVLEACYVNKVKKLIYTSSPSVTFAGGDQCGVDESVPYPQKFLAHYPHTKAIAEELVLDPNCQDILTVALRPHLIWGPRDQHLIPRLLARARSGKLRYVGDRHNQVDAVYVENAATAHLQAADALKPGSPVCGKAYFITNDEPVNCWNWIDQIMSLAHLPPVRRGISTRGAYAAGALLEGLWTLLRRTDEPRMTRFLALQLGTSHWFDISAAKRDFGYEPKITMAEGMQRLALSLQTPAAPAHR, from the coding sequence GTGCATGCACTCGTCACCGGCGCCAACGGGTTTCTCGGCCGCTATATCGTCGAACAACTGATCGCCCGCGGCGATCGCGTGCGCGCCCTCGTGCGGCGCGATACTCCCGAATTGACCGCGCTCGGCGTCGATCTCGCCCGCGGCGACGTGCGCGAGTTGCCGTCGGTGGTGAAAGCCGCCGCAGGTGTCGACGCGGTGTTTCACGTCGCTGCGATCGCCGGCATCTGGGGGAAGCTGCGCGATTACTGGGATGTGAACGTCAACGGCACGGCTAATGTGCTGGAGGCTTGTTACGTCAATAAAGTGAAAAAGCTGATCTACACCAGCAGCCCGAGCGTGACTTTTGCCGGTGGCGATCAGTGTGGTGTCGATGAGAGCGTGCCGTATCCGCAGAAGTTTCTCGCGCACTATCCCCACACCAAAGCCATCGCCGAAGAACTGGTGCTCGATCCTAATTGTCAGGATATTCTCACCGTGGCGCTGCGGCCTCATTTGATTTGGGGGCCTCGCGATCAGCATCTCATTCCGCGGCTTCTCGCGCGGGCTCGCAGCGGCAAGTTGCGTTACGTCGGCGATCGCCACAATCAAGTCGATGCAGTGTATGTAGAGAACGCCGCGACGGCCCATCTGCAAGCTGCCGACGCCCTCAAGCCGGGCTCGCCCGTTTGCGGCAAGGCGTATTTCATCACCAACGACGAGCCGGTGAACTGCTGGAACTGGATCGACCAGATCATGTCGCTCGCACACTTGCCGCCGGTACGAAGAGGCATCAGCACCCGCGGCGCGTATGCCGCCGGCGCGCTGCTCGAAGGGCTATGGACGCTGCTCCGCCGCACCGACGAGCCGCGAATGACGCGGTTCCTCGCGCTGCAGCTCGGCACTTCGCACTGGTTCGACATTTCGGCGGCGAAGCGCGATTTTGGTTACGAACCCAAGATCACGATGGCCGAAGGGATGCAACGGCTGGCGCTGTCGCTGCAAACACCTGCCGCGCCGGCCCATCGTTAA